In Mesotoga sp. BH458_6_3_2_1, a single window of DNA contains:
- a CDS encoding glycoside hydrolase family 127 protein, whose amino-acid sequence MTFVNDTSRSPRAQVRPIAIERVELAGFVRRYQDLMKSTSLALQYDYLESSGRIDNFRKAIGSMEGDFTGWFFNDSDIYKWIEAASYSLSYDEDSEIQTRIESLITLIESVQKKSEVGYVNTYFTGERASEKWKDLKSMHELYCAGHLIQAGIAYKRVTGNESLFNVCVKVADNILKTFPDDDCEVTTGHPELEMAMIELHRETGNRNYLEFVQRLIDNRGKGYAGGDEYHIDHASFRDLKELAGHAVRMLYLLTGAADVFLETGDETLLAVLERLWIDLTSRKMYITGGVGSRYEGEAFGEAYELPSGRAYSETCAAIGNVFWNWRMYMLAGDAKYLDVLERSFYNSVLSGISLDGRRYFYVNPLEDVGNHNRKEWFECACCPPNIARLLTSFSGYLYGTTLDEIRVNFYEASRASIPFRDGEVSIVQKTAFPHSEEVNLVISTDLDTSLSILLRIPEWTEGNFDLQIDGVKQKIRPEKGFVRLEGNWKGKTEVSLTLPMRIRMMTANPLLRENTDKVAIQRGPLIYCAEGIDNPTFDVRTLSVPSKRNFELSESDALDGNPVVISGKGIAYDLDDWDKKLYDSLGSVKSKGKNVRFSLIPYYAWNNRGNSPMCVWLHVH is encoded by the coding sequence GTGACTTTCGTTAATGATACGTCACGGTCACCAAGAGCACAGGTGAGACCTATAGCAATTGAAAGAGTAGAACTGGCGGGTTTTGTAAGAAGATATCAAGATCTGATGAAATCGACCAGTCTCGCTCTTCAATATGATTATCTTGAATCTAGTGGCAGAATTGATAACTTCAGAAAGGCTATAGGGAGCATGGAAGGAGATTTTACAGGCTGGTTCTTCAATGATTCCGATATTTATAAGTGGATAGAAGCGGCCTCGTATTCCCTTTCGTATGACGAGGATTCCGAGATTCAAACAAGAATAGAATCTTTGATAACCCTTATAGAGAGTGTTCAGAAGAAAAGCGAAGTAGGTTACGTTAATACTTACTTCACAGGTGAAAGAGCATCGGAGAAATGGAAAGACTTGAAGAGTATGCATGAGCTCTACTGCGCAGGTCATCTTATTCAGGCGGGAATAGCTTACAAAAGAGTTACCGGGAATGAGTCCCTCTTCAACGTATGTGTGAAAGTGGCCGATAACATCCTGAAAACTTTTCCCGATGATGACTGTGAAGTGACTACCGGGCATCCAGAACTGGAAATGGCAATGATCGAGCTGCACCGCGAGACTGGAAATCGCAATTATCTGGAATTTGTCCAAAGGCTCATTGACAATCGAGGAAAGGGTTACGCCGGTGGTGATGAATACCATATCGACCACGCATCTTTCAGAGACCTTAAGGAACTCGCAGGGCACGCGGTTAGAATGCTTTATTTACTGACAGGAGCGGCCGACGTATTTCTCGAAACAGGCGACGAAACACTTCTCGCCGTTCTTGAGAGGCTGTGGATAGATCTGACATCGAGAAAAATGTACATTACGGGCGGAGTAGGATCAAGATATGAAGGAGAGGCTTTTGGGGAAGCTTATGAACTGCCAAGCGGGAGAGCCTATTCCGAAACATGTGCCGCGATTGGAAATGTTTTCTGGAACTGGCGAATGTATATGCTCGCTGGTGATGCGAAGTACCTCGATGTACTTGAAAGGTCTTTCTATAATAGTGTCTTGTCGGGAATCTCTCTTGACGGGAGACGCTACTTCTATGTGAACCCACTTGAAGACGTCGGCAACCACAACAGAAAGGAATGGTTTGAGTGTGCCTGTTGTCCCCCGAACATTGCCAGGCTTCTCACCTCATTCAGTGGCTATCTTTACGGTACAACACTCGATGAGATAAGAGTCAATTTCTATGAAGCAAGTAGAGCGTCAATTCCTTTCAGAGACGGAGAGGTATCAATCGTTCAAAAGACAGCCTTCCCTCATTCTGAAGAAGTGAATCTCGTAATTTCCACAGATCTTGATACCAGTCTCTCCATTCTCCTGAGAATTCCAGAATGGACTGAAGGAAATTTCGACCTTCAAATTGATGGTGTTAAGCAAAAGATAAGACCGGAAAAGGGATTCGTCAGACTTGAGGGAAACTGGAAGGGCAAGACTGAAGTCTCGCTCACACTTCCGATGCGAATCCGAATGATGACAGCAAATCCGCTTCTGAGAGAGAATACTGATAAAGTGGCCATCCAAAGAGGCCCGTTAATCTATTGTGCAGAAGGTATAGACAACCCCACTTTTGATGTACGAACGTTGTCGGTTCCTTCGAAAAGAAACTTCGAACTATCCGAGAGTGACGCTCTAGATGGGAATCCAGTTGTTATAAGTGGAAAAGGAATAGCTTATGATCTTGATGACTGGGATAAGAAGCTATACGATTCTCTTGGTTCAGTCAAGAGCAAGGGCAAGAACGTTAGATTTTCTCTTATTCCCTACTACGCGTGGAATAACAGAGGAAATTCACCAATGTGTGTGTGGCTTCATGTCCACTAG